A window of [Clostridium] innocuum genomic DNA:
CCATGGGAAGGCGCATACAGTGCTCCAGCTGCCGGGAAAGAATCGTCTTGGGAATTCCTGTACTCTCTTTGCCCAGAATAAAATAGATATCGCCCTCACATTTGGTAAAGTCAAACTGCGAAGGTGCTTTTTTGCCGTATCTCGTCATATAATAATAATTATCACTGGGATTTTGCTGAGTGAATTCCTCCCAGCTTTTATAGATTGTATACTCCAGCTCCTTCACATAATCCATACCCGCTCTTTTCAGATGCTGTTCATCCAGTGAAAAGCCCAGCGGCTGTATCAGATGCAGACGGGTGCCGGTTGCCATACAGGTCCGCATCATGTTACCGGTGTTCTGCGGGATTTCCGGTTCATATAGTACAAGGTGCAGCATATCATTTCTCCTTTTCCATAAAGGCTACCAGCTTTGCCAGCGCACGCCCGCGATGGGAAACACGGTTTTTCTGTTCCTCACTCACATTTGCCAGTGTGGTTCCATAAGGCGGATAATAGAAAATAGGGTCATAGCCAAAGCCCTTTGCGCCTTCCATATGGTCTGCCACAATGCCCTCTACGACTCCGGTAAAGACATGCTCACTGCCATCTGCCTGCACATAGGCGATCGCACAGATAAACTGACAGCCCTTATCCTCGGCATGCCTGCATTGATCGATCAGATATTGATTTTTCACATCATAGGAGGTATCCCTGCCCATAAAGCGTGCGGAATAGATACCCGGTGCGCCATCCAGTGCATTGACAGCAAGACCGCTGTCATCCGCAATCACCTCGATTCCCAGACGCTCATGAATTGCCTTTGCCTTAATCAGGGCATTTTCTTCAAAGGTTGTCCCTGTTTCTTCAATCTCGATATCCTCCTTTAGATCGAGCAATGTCTTCACGGTATATCCAAGCGGCCTGAGCATTTCTTCAAATTCCTGCGCCTTATGCGCATTGGCGCTTGCAAGCATGATTTCTTTCATCGTGTCATCTCCTTGATTTCTGTTATTTTCTCATTGATAAACCACTGTCTCGGATATTGCTGGTGACGATTGTACAGCACCAGCTGATAGCCTGCTTCCCCGCAATAGCCGATATCCGCCACACCATAGCGAAACAGCGTATCCTGATTGGCAATCCCCTGCTTCAGGGCAAAGGAAAGCAGCTCCTTTTTTTTCTCCAGCGTTACCCATGGCCGTGTGAAGCGATGCGGCTTCTGTTTAAAATTACGGTAATACTGCATCAGCAGGATGGCATCCACCAGACGTTCATCCTGTGTATTCAGTAACGGATAAAAGCAGCGAAACAGCTCATAGGGCTGATAGGGACGAGGCAGCTTTTCAT
This region includes:
- a CDS encoding tRNA (cytidine(34)-2'-O)-methyltransferase; its protein translation is MLHLVLYEPEIPQNTGNMMRTCMATGTRLHLIQPLGFSLDEQHLKRAGMDYVKELEYTIYKSWEEFTQQNPSDNYYYMTRYGKKAPSQFDFTKCEGDIYFILGKESTGIPKTILSRQLEHCMRLPMVANARSLNLSNCAAIILYEALRQLDYPGLSGVEVIKGEDWLTT
- the rdgB gene encoding RdgB/HAM1 family non-canonical purine NTP pyrophosphatase; this encodes MKEIMLASANAHKAQEFEEMLRPLGYTVKTLLDLKEDIEIEETGTTFEENALIKAKAIHERLGIEVIADDSGLAVNALDGAPGIYSARFMGRDTSYDVKNQYLIDQCRHAEDKGCQFICAIAYVQADGSEHVFTGVVEGIVADHMEGAKGFGYDPIFYYPPYGTTLANVSEEQKNRVSHRGRALAKLVAFMEKEK